The Chitinophaga flava genome has a segment encoding these proteins:
- a CDS encoding polyribonucleotide nucleotidyltransferase — MNLTPISVKFDIGDGRMVTIETGKLARQADGAVTVRLGNAILLATVVANKEPKPGQSFFPLTVDYQEKFASAGRIPGSFFKREGRLSDSEVLISRLIDRALRPLFPDNYLCEVQVLVTLISSDLEVMPDALACLAASAALAVSDVPIQEIISEVRVARINGQYVINPNRSDLANADMDFIIGATEKNIMMVEGESKECQEEDLIAAIEAAHAAIRIQVKAQEELRDLKGVKGKREYTLPHQNEELKAKVIAFAKDKIYQVAKSASAKHDRSDAFKKIGEELKEHLGELPEEDAPLVGEYFHDLEKEVIRNMILDESIRLDGRSLDQVRPLAMETDILPSPHGSALFTRGETQSLTTVTLGTPEDELLIESAAVSNYTKFILHYNFPPFSTGEVKMMRGPGRREVGHGNLAMRSLKQMMPGSEYPYTVRVVSDILESNGSSSMATVCAGSLALMDAGVPLPKHVSGVAMGLISRASDGKWAVLTDILGDEDHLGDMDFKVTGTRDGIVGIQMDIKVDGLSMDVMRSALAQAQKGRLHIIEAMYAAVPTARPEPKPHAPRMEKIIIDREFIGAVIGPGGKIIQEIQRETGTTINIEEVGETGEVSIFSAQKEGLDKAVKWVKGIVAVPEVGEVYESVVKSIMPYGAFVEFMPGKQGLLHISEVSWKRLETMEGVLSEGEVVKVKLTGTDPKTGKFKLSRKVLIPKPEGYVERPEREEGDRREHRGDRDRDRGGDRGRDRGPRDDRRGGGDRRDRGPRDDRGGDRGPRFQDRPEKPQEPTFDEE; from the coding sequence ATGAATCTGACACCTATCTCAGTGAAATTTGATATAGGAGACGGTCGTATGGTGACCATCGAAACCGGTAAATTGGCCCGTCAGGCTGATGGTGCGGTTACGGTGCGTTTAGGGAATGCAATTCTGCTGGCCACTGTGGTAGCGAATAAAGAACCCAAACCAGGCCAGTCCTTCTTCCCGCTTACTGTTGACTACCAGGAAAAATTTGCCTCCGCCGGCCGCATACCCGGTTCCTTCTTCAAACGTGAAGGCAGACTATCCGATTCTGAGGTCCTGATCTCCCGTCTGATAGACCGTGCATTACGCCCTCTGTTCCCCGATAACTATCTCTGCGAAGTACAGGTACTCGTAACCTTGATTTCCTCCGATCTCGAAGTAATGCCCGATGCACTGGCTTGTCTGGCAGCTTCTGCAGCACTCGCCGTTTCTGACGTTCCCATCCAGGAGATCATCTCTGAAGTAAGGGTAGCGCGCATCAATGGTCAATATGTAATCAACCCTAACCGTTCCGATCTGGCTAATGCCGATATGGACTTCATCATCGGTGCTACTGAAAAGAACATCATGATGGTGGAAGGGGAAAGTAAAGAATGCCAGGAAGAAGACCTGATCGCCGCAATCGAGGCTGCACACGCTGCCATCAGAATTCAGGTGAAAGCTCAGGAAGAACTGCGCGATCTGAAAGGTGTTAAAGGCAAACGTGAATACACCCTGCCACACCAGAACGAAGAACTCAAAGCAAAAGTGATTGCTTTTGCTAAAGATAAAATCTACCAGGTAGCTAAATCTGCTTCTGCCAAACATGACCGCAGCGATGCGTTCAAAAAGATCGGAGAAGAGCTGAAAGAGCACCTGGGCGAACTGCCGGAAGAAGATGCGCCACTGGTAGGCGAATACTTCCACGACCTGGAAAAAGAAGTGATCCGCAACATGATCCTGGACGAATCCATCCGCCTGGATGGCCGTTCCCTGGACCAGGTACGTCCGCTGGCAATGGAAACAGATATCCTGCCTTCTCCGCACGGATCTGCCCTGTTTACCCGTGGTGAAACACAGTCACTGACTACCGTTACCCTGGGTACTCCGGAAGATGAGCTGCTGATCGAAAGTGCTGCTGTCTCCAATTATACCAAATTCATCCTGCACTACAACTTCCCGCCTTTCTCTACTGGTGAAGTAAAAATGATGCGCGGCCCCGGCCGTCGCGAAGTAGGACACGGTAACCTGGCCATGCGTTCCCTGAAACAAATGATGCCAGGATCTGAATATCCTTACACTGTAAGGGTAGTGTCCGATATCCTCGAATCCAATGGTTCTTCCTCCATGGCTACCGTATGTGCTGGTTCACTGGCACTGATGGACGCCGGTGTTCCGCTGCCTAAGCACGTTTCCGGTGTGGCAATGGGTCTGATCTCCCGTGCCTCTGATGGTAAATGGGCAGTACTGACCGACATCCTGGGCGATGAAGACCACCTGGGTGATATGGACTTCAAAGTAACTGGTACCCGCGATGGTATCGTTGGTATCCAGATGGATATCAAAGTTGACGGTCTCAGCATGGACGTTATGCGCTCCGCACTGGCACAAGCCCAGAAAGGACGCCTGCACATCATCGAAGCGATGTATGCTGCCGTACCAACTGCCCGTCCTGAACCTAAACCACATGCACCACGTATGGAGAAGATCATCATCGACCGTGAATTTATCGGTGCGGTGATCGGACCAGGTGGTAAGATCATACAGGAAATCCAACGCGAAACCGGTACTACCATCAACATTGAAGAGGTAGGCGAAACCGGCGAAGTAAGCATCTTCTCTGCTCAGAAAGAAGGTCTGGATAAAGCCGTGAAATGGGTTAAAGGTATCGTGGCCGTTCCTGAAGTAGGAGAGGTGTACGAATCTGTGGTTAAATCCATCATGCCTTATGGCGCGTTCGTAGAGTTCATGCCTGGCAAACAAGGATTGCTGCATATCTCCGAAGTTTCCTGGAAACGTCTGGAAACGATGGAAGGTGTACTGTCTGAAGGTGAAGTGGTAAAAGTGAAACTCACTGGTACCGATCCTAAAACCGGTAAGTTCAAACTGAGCCGCAAAGTGCTGATTCCTAAACCAGAAGGTTATGTAGAAAGACCTGAAAGGGAAGAAGGTGACAGACGTGAACACCGTGGTGATCGCGATCGTGATCGTGGTGGTGACCGTGGACGTGACCGCGGTCCTCGCGATGACAGACGTGGTGGCGGCGACAGACGTGACCGTGGTCCTCGTGATGACCGTGGCGGAGACCGTGGCCCTCGTTTCCAGGACCGTCCTGAAAAACCACAGGAGCCTACCTTCGACGAAGAATAA
- the prmA gene encoding 50S ribosomal protein L11 methyltransferase yields the protein MSHIAITLQASEEQTDLLIAQLSEIGFEGFEEQPAQLVAYIPEADFDETALQAVILPYGITYTKETIQQTNWNALWESNFEPVQVDAFCGIRASFHPPFTPAPAYEIVITPKMSFGTGHHATTSSMIRLMQDISFEGKRVFDFGTGTGILAILADMMGAAEVDAIDYDEWAVNNTVENIATNHTQHTKVWQADNLDAVTGPYDIVLANINLNVLLRFMSDMRRLLVPGGILLLSGIMPSDEEQILASAIPAGFSLKEKIEKNNWLALQLEANQ from the coding sequence ATGTCACATATTGCTATTACGCTGCAGGCGAGTGAAGAACAGACTGACCTGTTGATTGCACAGTTGTCCGAGATTGGTTTTGAGGGTTTTGAGGAGCAGCCGGCCCAGTTGGTTGCCTATATTCCGGAAGCAGATTTTGATGAAACAGCATTGCAGGCGGTAATACTACCTTACGGTATCACCTATACGAAAGAAACAATTCAGCAGACTAATTGGAATGCACTGTGGGAGAGCAATTTTGAACCTGTACAGGTAGACGCTTTTTGCGGTATCAGGGCCTCTTTTCATCCGCCGTTTACACCGGCGCCGGCCTATGAAATAGTGATTACACCCAAGATGTCGTTTGGTACAGGGCATCACGCGACTACTTCTTCCATGATCCGGCTGATGCAGGACATATCATTTGAAGGGAAACGTGTATTTGACTTTGGCACTGGCACCGGTATCCTGGCTATCCTGGCAGACATGATGGGCGCGGCTGAGGTAGATGCCATTGATTATGATGAATGGGCAGTGAACAATACCGTAGAGAATATAGCAACCAACCATACCCAACATACAAAGGTATGGCAGGCAGATAACCTGGATGCTGTGACTGGCCCTTATGATATTGTGCTCGCTAATATTAACCTGAATGTGTTGCTGCGGTTTATGAGTGATATGCGCCGGTTGCTGGTACCCGGTGGTATACTGTTACTGAGCGGTATTATGCCGTCTGATGAAGAACAGATCCTTGCATCAGCAATCCCCGCTGGCTTCTCCCTGAAAGAAAAAATAGAGAAGAACAACTGGCTGGCCCTGCAATTGGAAGCAAATCAGTAG
- the plsY gene encoding glycerol-3-phosphate 1-O-acyltransferase PlsY: MTEILLLLCAYLIGSVPTAVWVSKGVFGMDIREYGSGNAGATNTFRVLGPKAGTFVMVVDMLKGVLAVRLAYLVSYYHDPEHLTQLVNLQIGLGLTAVVGHIFPIWANFRGGKGIATLFGLVLAIQPLVALCCVGVFLMILFLTRYVSLSSIIASIAFPILILYIFNEPEIFYRIFAIAVALMVVLTHQKNITRLLKGNESKVPLFRNRKEKH, encoded by the coding sequence ATGACAGAAATTTTATTGCTTCTTTGTGCTTATCTGATAGGTTCTGTGCCTACGGCGGTATGGGTAAGTAAAGGCGTTTTCGGAATGGACATCAGGGAATATGGCAGCGGCAACGCCGGTGCTACCAACACATTCCGGGTCTTAGGCCCTAAAGCAGGAACTTTTGTGATGGTGGTAGACATGTTGAAAGGTGTACTGGCTGTACGGTTAGCATATCTCGTTTCTTACTATCATGACCCCGAGCACTTAACCCAGCTGGTAAATCTTCAGATCGGACTGGGACTCACGGCCGTGGTTGGACATATCTTCCCTATCTGGGCAAACTTCAGAGGTGGTAAAGGCATCGCAACACTGTTTGGACTGGTACTGGCTATTCAGCCACTGGTAGCATTGTGCTGCGTAGGTGTATTTCTGATGATCCTGTTTCTTACCAGGTATGTATCACTGAGTTCGATTATCGCAAGTATCGCATTTCCTATTTTAATCCTCTATATCTTCAACGAGCCCGAAATATTTTATCGCATTTTTGCAATAGCCGTGGCCTTGATGGTAGTTTTAACGCACCAGAAAAACATTACCCGCCTGTTGAAAGGTAATGAAAGCAAAGTGCCGTTATTCAGGAATAGAAAAGAAAAGCATTAA
- a CDS encoding M48 family metallopeptidase, producing the protein MKKIALIFTAGIGLLAACSRVPITGRSQLNLLPESTMQSMALQEYQSFLSSNKVVSQTSNKDADMVKRVGQRIAGAVTTYMNQHNMGNQIADYKWEFNLVDSKDVNAWCMPGGKVVVYTGLLPVTQNETALACVMGHEIAHAIARHGNERMSQGLIAQGIQVAGTVALGKNPTAVNVFNQAFGIGGNLGVLAFSRQNELEADHLGVIFMAMAGYNPQESIPFWQRMANMSNGQKPPEFMSTHPSDARRVQQLQQLMPEAMQYYKPR; encoded by the coding sequence ATGAAAAAGATCGCACTTATCTTTACTGCCGGCATCGGACTGTTAGCCGCGTGTTCACGTGTGCCCATTACAGGTCGTAGTCAGTTAAACCTTCTCCCCGAAAGCACCATGCAATCCATGGCACTCCAGGAATATCAGTCTTTTCTTTCTTCTAACAAAGTCGTGTCACAAACCTCCAATAAAGATGCGGATATGGTGAAAAGGGTAGGGCAGCGTATCGCTGGTGCCGTTACTACCTACATGAACCAGCATAATATGGGTAATCAGATCGCCGATTACAAATGGGAGTTTAACCTGGTAGATAGTAAAGATGTGAACGCCTGGTGTATGCCGGGTGGAAAAGTAGTAGTATACACTGGTTTATTACCGGTAACACAAAACGAAACCGCACTGGCCTGTGTAATGGGACACGAGATTGCCCACGCTATCGCCCGTCATGGTAACGAACGTATGAGCCAGGGCCTGATTGCACAAGGTATCCAGGTAGCAGGTACAGTAGCGCTGGGTAAAAACCCTACCGCTGTCAATGTCTTTAACCAGGCCTTCGGTATAGGTGGCAACCTGGGCGTCCTGGCCTTCTCCCGCCAGAACGAGCTGGAAGCAGACCACCTCGGCGTTATCTTCATGGCTATGGCCGGATACAATCCACAGGAATCCATTCCTTTCTGGCAACGTATGGCTAATATGAGCAATGGTCAGAAACCACCTGAGTTCATGAGTACACACCCCAGCGATGCCAGACGTGTACAACAGCTGCAGCAACTGATGCCAGAGGCTATGCAATATTACAAACCGAGATAA
- a CDS encoding hydrogen peroxide-inducible genes activator has translation MTTVQLEYIVAVETYRSFVIAAEKCFVTQPTLSMQIQKLEDELGVKLFDRSKLPVVPTEIGVAVIAQARIIIKENARIREIIADQKKEVQGNLKVGIIPTLAPYLLPRILTGFMKKYPKVKLEIWEYPTEQIIQQLKQELLDCGLLATPLHNPHLEEHPLFYESFVVYAAKSNPLYDKKVVRTDELELKDVWLLNEGHCMRNQVLNICKDKFTMGEHKNLEYNTGSVETLKRMVDLNEGYTILPELSLQDLSTRQLNMVRYFKAPEPVREISLVTHRHFIKQALIEAFKKEILAHVPEKTKIQKNKKVIEIEL, from the coding sequence ATGACAACGGTTCAATTGGAGTATATTGTTGCGGTAGAAACTTACCGGAGTTTTGTAATTGCAGCGGAAAAATGCTTTGTAACCCAGCCTACCCTGAGTATGCAGATTCAGAAGCTGGAAGATGAGTTGGGTGTTAAATTGTTTGACCGCAGCAAACTGCCCGTAGTACCTACCGAAATAGGAGTTGCCGTCATTGCACAGGCAAGGATCATCATAAAGGAAAATGCCCGTATCCGGGAAATCATTGCCGATCAGAAAAAAGAAGTACAGGGCAACCTGAAAGTAGGTATCATCCCTACCCTGGCGCCCTATCTGCTGCCACGCATCCTCACGGGTTTCATGAAAAAATACCCGAAAGTAAAACTTGAAATCTGGGAATATCCTACCGAACAGATTATTCAGCAACTGAAACAGGAACTGCTGGACTGCGGCCTGCTGGCCACTCCCCTGCACAATCCTCATCTGGAGGAACATCCCCTGTTTTATGAATCATTTGTGGTATACGCAGCCAAAAGCAATCCGCTCTACGATAAAAAAGTAGTCCGTACCGATGAGCTGGAGCTGAAAGATGTATGGTTGCTGAACGAAGGACATTGTATGCGTAATCAGGTGCTTAATATCTGCAAGGATAAATTCACCATGGGTGAGCATAAAAATCTGGAATATAATACCGGTAGTGTGGAAACGCTGAAGCGGATGGTAGACCTGAATGAAGGATACACGATTTTACCGGAGTTGTCGCTGCAAGACCTATCCACGCGCCAGCTCAATATGGTAAGGTATTTCAAAGCACCTGAACCGGTGCGGGAGATCAGCCTGGTGACCCATCGTCACTTTATCAAACAGGCGTTGATAGAGGCTTTTAAGAAAGAAATCCTGGCGCATGTGCCAGAGAAAACCAAAATACAGAAGAACAAAAAAGTAATTGAAATAGAGCTCTAG
- a CDS encoding glycosyltransferase family 2 protein: MLNNKKIVVVLPAYNAALTLEKTFREIPFDIVDDVVLVDDASKDETLEVGRKLGIKHLIRHDQNKGYGGNQKSCYNKALELGADVVVMLHPDYQYTPKLITAMCSIIANELYPVVFGSRILGKGALKGGMPLYKYVFNRCLTLTQNILIGQKLSEYHTGYRTFSAEVLRNINYMANSDDFVFDNEMISQIFMKGFDIAEITCPTKYFEEASSINFKRSAIYGLGVLRVSLQHRLHMWGMFKGKIY; the protein is encoded by the coding sequence ATGCTGAATAACAAAAAGATAGTGGTTGTACTACCAGCTTACAACGCAGCACTAACACTGGAAAAGACGTTCCGGGAAATCCCTTTTGACATCGTAGATGATGTGGTACTGGTGGACGATGCCAGTAAAGATGAAACCCTTGAGGTGGGGAGAAAATTGGGCATCAAACATCTGATCCGCCACGATCAGAACAAAGGTTATGGCGGTAACCAGAAGTCCTGCTACAACAAAGCGCTGGAGCTGGGAGCTGATGTGGTGGTGATGCTTCACCCCGACTATCAGTATACGCCCAAGCTGATTACGGCCATGTGCAGCATTATTGCGAATGAACTGTATCCGGTGGTTTTCGGCTCCCGTATCCTTGGAAAAGGTGCGCTGAAAGGTGGTATGCCGTTGTACAAATATGTTTTCAACCGTTGTCTCACACTTACACAGAATATACTGATCGGGCAGAAACTGAGCGAGTACCATACCGGTTACCGTACATTTTCTGCTGAGGTATTGCGGAATATCAACTACATGGCTAATAGCGATGACTTTGTATTTGATAATGAAATGATTTCGCAGATATTCATGAAAGGGTTCGATATTGCGGAAATAACCTGTCCGACCAAATATTTTGAGGAAGCGTCCAGTATTAACTTCAAACGGAGTGCTATCTACGGCCTCGGTGTACTTAGAGTATCCCTGCAGCATCGTCTGCATATGTGGGGTATGTTTAAAGGAAAAATCTATTAA
- a CDS encoding O-methyltransferase has translation MSLAQQYKLATKYLRYYFTAGNRHDVHSPFVFSLVEDVLRDKTPHAAFGEIEQLRKQLLASQETLQVTDLGAGSLISAGNERKVSDITRYAAKQPKFGRLFYRLVQYLQPKVLLELGTSMGLSTAYMAKAAPDAKVYTIEGCPNIAARARKNFETLHLDNIVQVTGNFDTVLPDVLREIKQPDWVYIDGNHRKEPTLAYFEQCLQHVHEYSLLIFDDIHWTPDMEAAWHTIQQHPQVTMTIDLFFIGLVFFRKDFKIKQHFTLKY, from the coding sequence GTGAGTTTAGCGCAGCAGTATAAATTAGCCACCAAATATCTGCGGTATTATTTTACCGCCGGAAACCGTCATGATGTTCACTCTCCTTTTGTATTTTCTTTGGTAGAGGACGTATTACGGGATAAGACCCCGCATGCCGCATTCGGCGAAATTGAGCAGCTGCGCAAACAATTGCTGGCCAGCCAGGAAACCCTGCAGGTGACCGACCTGGGGGCTGGCTCCCTGATATCAGCCGGTAATGAACGAAAAGTCAGCGACATCACACGATATGCTGCCAAACAGCCCAAATTCGGGCGTTTGTTCTACCGGCTGGTACAATACCTCCAACCGAAGGTATTGCTTGAATTAGGCACTTCTATGGGCCTTTCCACGGCTTATATGGCCAAGGCAGCACCGGATGCCAAAGTGTATACCATTGAAGGCTGTCCGAATATCGCGGCCAGAGCCCGTAAAAACTTCGAAACCCTTCATCTGGATAATATTGTTCAGGTGACAGGTAACTTTGATACAGTATTGCCTGATGTGCTCCGCGAGATAAAACAGCCAGACTGGGTGTACATAGATGGTAATCACCGCAAAGAGCCTACCCTGGCCTATTTTGAGCAGTGCTTGCAGCATGTGCACGAATACTCCCTCCTGATCTTCGATGATATCCACTGGACACCGGATATGGAAGCCGCCTGGCACACCATACAGCAGCATCCGCAGGTGACCATGACCATCGACCTGTTCTTCATCGGCCTGGTATTTTTCCGGAAGGATTTTAAAATCAAACAGCATTTCACCTTGAAATACTAG
- a CDS encoding carboxylesterase family protein, translating into MNYLRLLFYCCLLAVGLPMSAQQAQAQDLSAYSSQTYYYKGDTLRYRLLLPANYDRHKKYPLIVFLHGIGERGYDNNAQLLHGGTMFLRDSLRNKYPAFVLVPQCPSTATWAPMILKTDSNHRIVSGTYPVDGEMPTPTALLNRVLDSLLASGKIDTKRVYIGGLSMGGMGTYYLITRRPELFAAAFPICGAGNVDAANRFAGKVPIWIFHGAADAIVPAEASRAYETKLKALGADVKYTEYPGVGHNSWDNVFVEPELFQWLFTHKRNR; encoded by the coding sequence ATGAACTACCTCAGACTACTATTTTATTGCTGCCTGCTGGCAGTAGGGTTACCTATGTCTGCCCAACAAGCCCAGGCCCAGGATCTCAGCGCTTACAGTTCCCAAACTTATTATTACAAAGGTGATACCCTGCGTTATCGTTTGTTGCTGCCGGCCAACTACGACCGCCACAAAAAATATCCGCTGATTGTGTTTCTGCATGGTATAGGAGAAAGAGGATATGATAACAATGCCCAGCTTTTGCATGGTGGGACCATGTTCCTGCGCGACAGCCTGCGTAACAAATACCCCGCCTTTGTACTGGTACCTCAATGCCCGTCGACTGCCACCTGGGCACCCATGATCCTGAAAACGGACAGCAATCACAGAATCGTCAGCGGCACCTACCCGGTAGATGGAGAGATGCCGACACCCACTGCATTGTTGAATAGAGTGCTGGACAGCCTGCTGGCCTCCGGCAAAATAGACACCAAAAGAGTATATATCGGTGGCCTTTCTATGGGTGGTATGGGCACTTATTACCTGATCACCAGAAGGCCGGAACTGTTTGCTGCCGCTTTTCCCATCTGTGGTGCCGGCAACGTAGATGCCGCCAACCGCTTCGCCGGTAAAGTCCCCATCTGGATCTTCCATGGCGCCGCCGACGCAATAGTACCTGCAGAAGCCTCTCGTGCCTATGAAACAAAACTGAAAGCCCTCGGTGCTGATGTTAAATACACCGAATATCCTGGTGTAGGCCATAACAGCTGGGATAATGTTTTTGTGGAACCGGAGCTGTTTCAGTGGCTGTTCACACACAAACGGAACCGCTGA
- a CDS encoding TolC family protein has translation MNKRIYHYALATCLLTGAGACTTQKELQMPERVSVPVTSAPGTDTLSLQSFDQVFRDPHLKTLVDSALLHNYDLLSASRRVAAAQANLMMARNAWLPSVNLSLTAGVDHFADYTMTGVGNFDTNKSPNINNDQRAPDPTPEYFAGIRSSWEIDLWGKLKQQRKATYARFLASQEGRRLLTTQITAGVTGLYYELLAMDSELTIIRRNIRLQEAAVATVNIQKEAGRATELAVQQFTAQLLSTQALEYGVKQEITSLENQLNALMGRLPQPITRSTTRDSVTLPPSVPTAIPGNLLLLRPDVQRAELELSAAQADVKAARAAFLPGLTITPYAGFNAFKAGLLFKTPASMAWGALGSLTAPVFNKKQLKAQYNISTASAYTAFYDYQQAIVNGYQEVATALNKVENQQQTFALKTKEVQVLQQAVSTANILFTTGYANYLEVITAQKNVLEAELALVTTRRNVYQGLVSLYRALGGNR, from the coding sequence ATGAATAAACGAATATATCATTACGCGCTGGCTACCTGTTTACTCACAGGGGCCGGCGCCTGTACCACACAAAAGGAGTTGCAGATGCCGGAGCGTGTGTCCGTTCCCGTTACCTCTGCGCCTGGCACCGATACCTTGTCACTGCAGAGCTTTGACCAGGTATTCCGGGACCCTCATCTGAAGACCCTGGTAGACAGTGCCCTGCTCCACAACTACGACCTGCTCTCCGCCTCCCGCCGTGTGGCCGCCGCTCAGGCCAATCTGATGATGGCCAGAAATGCCTGGCTACCTTCCGTCAACCTGTCGCTGACAGCAGGCGTAGATCACTTCGCCGATTATACCATGACCGGCGTCGGTAACTTCGACACCAACAAATCGCCCAATATCAACAACGATCAGCGGGCTCCGGACCCCACCCCGGAATATTTCGCGGGTATCCGCAGCTCCTGGGAGATAGACCTCTGGGGTAAATTGAAACAACAGCGTAAAGCCACCTACGCGCGCTTCCTCGCCAGCCAGGAAGGACGACGCCTGCTCACCACACAAATCACAGCCGGCGTAACAGGACTCTATTATGAACTGCTGGCCATGGACAGCGAACTGACCATCATCCGGCGAAATATCCGCCTGCAGGAAGCTGCCGTGGCTACGGTCAACATACAGAAAGAAGCCGGACGCGCCACCGAACTGGCCGTTCAGCAGTTCACCGCGCAGCTGTTGAGCACACAGGCACTGGAATACGGTGTCAAACAGGAAATCACTTCCCTCGAAAATCAACTTAATGCACTGATGGGACGCCTGCCGCAGCCGATCACACGCAGCACCACGCGGGATTCCGTAACACTCCCACCCTCAGTGCCCACTGCCATACCCGGCAACTTATTGCTGCTCCGGCCCGATGTACAACGGGCAGAACTGGAGCTGAGCGCCGCCCAGGCAGATGTTAAAGCCGCCAGGGCCGCCTTTCTCCCGGGACTCACCATCACCCCCTACGCTGGCTTTAATGCCTTCAAAGCAGGATTACTTTTTAAAACACCTGCCTCTATGGCCTGGGGAGCCCTGGGAAGCCTCACAGCGCCCGTCTTCAACAAAAAACAACTGAAAGCACAATACAACATCTCTACCGCCAGCGCCTATACGGCTTTTTACGATTACCAGCAGGCCATCGTAAACGGTTACCAGGAAGTGGCCACAGCCCTCAACAAAGTAGAGAACCAGCAACAAACCTTTGCGCTTAAAACCAAAGAAGTACAGGTGTTGCAGCAGGCCGTATCCACCGCCAATATTCTGTTTACCACCGGTTACGCCAACTACCTCGAAGTAATCACCGCCCAGAAAAACGTGCTGGAGGCAGAACTGGCCCTGGTGACCACCCGCAGGAACGTATACCAGGGATTGGTGTCGTTGTATAGAGCCCTTGGCGGTAACCGATGA